The following proteins are encoded in a genomic region of Chloracidobacterium sp.:
- the ispE gene encoding 4-(cytidine 5'-diphospho)-2-C-methyl-D-erythritol kinase has product MSFSLSSYAKVNLGLRILGKRSDGLHELCTVFQTVSLHDTLTFSPAAGLELSCDDPQIPVDGSNLIVRAAHLLGEIAGREVTGRIHLQKSIPSPGGLGGGSSNAVSAIVGLCRLNSIILSKPESFAGQISRLGADVPFFLYGGTALGTGRGDMISSEIEQADYPYMLIVTPDVAVPTAGAFRAFNAKPLTSVGAERILTVCRNEAEYLTLSRAALINDLESTVFAAFPEIERVKDTLIELGAVNAAMSGSGASVFAVFDNRETRQTALEALDSERAWRKFAVATVSRGEYQRDTQISEVVSASILNRS; this is encoded by the coding sequence GTGTCGTTCTCTCTGTCGTCTTACGCAAAGGTTAATCTCGGCCTGCGGATCTTGGGCAAGCGCAGCGACGGTTTGCACGAGCTTTGCACCGTTTTTCAGACCGTATCGCTGCACGACACTCTTACCTTCTCTCCGGCGGCCGGTCTTGAGCTTTCCTGCGACGATCCGCAAATCCCTGTTGACGGGAGCAACTTGATCGTGCGGGCAGCTCATCTGCTCGGGGAAATTGCCGGCAGAGAAGTTACCGGCCGCATACATTTGCAGAAGAGCATCCCGTCGCCGGGCGGCCTGGGCGGAGGCTCCTCGAATGCCGTTTCCGCGATAGTGGGCCTTTGCAGGCTCAATTCGATCATTCTGTCAAAACCTGAATCGTTTGCCGGGCAGATCTCCCGGCTTGGCGCGGACGTGCCATTCTTCTTGTATGGCGGAACGGCGTTGGGAACAGGACGCGGAGACATGATCTCGTCCGAGATCGAGCAGGCCGACTATCCGTATATGCTGATCGTCACTCCTGACGTCGCGGTCCCGACGGCAGGAGCTTTCCGTGCATTCAATGCTAAGCCCTTGACTTCTGTTGGGGCTGAACGTATCCTTACTGTTTGCCGAAACGAGGCTGAGTATTTGACTCTGTCTCGAGCCGCGTTGATAAATGACCTCGAATCGACGGTGTTCGCAGCTTTTCCCGAGATCGAGCGGGTAAAGGATACTTTGATCGAACTCGGGGCAGTTAATGCGGCGATGAGCGGCAGCGGAGCATCGGTCTTCGCGGTATTTGATAACAGAGAGACACGGCAAACAGCATTAGAAGCCCTAGACTCGGAACGAGCGTGGCGAAAGTTTGCCGTAGCAACCGTTTCGCGTGGCGAATACCAGCGCGATACACAGATCAGTGAGGTTGTTTCCGCGTCGATTCTCAACAGATCTTAA
- a CDS encoding ribose-phosphate pyrophosphokinase, which yields MSVTGKIKIFTGTAHPALAEEICAHLGCDIGSAVTARFSDGEFNFQIGENVRGHDVFIVQPTCPPSDRHLMELLIMIDAFTRASAERVTAVIPYFGYARSDKKDRPRVPIAAKMAANIITKAGAHRVLTIDLHASQIQGFFDIPVDHLYAAPVVVDYFNRNPIDNLIVVAPDTGGAERARAYAKRLDAGLALCDKRRERANEADVMNIVGDVRSKNCLIIDDMCDTGGTICKVAEALHRSGADQISACFTHGVLSGNAIDNITNSHLTKVIVTNTIPTDDKAQALIDSGRLEVLSVAGLLASAIRSIHDETSVSSLFI from the coding sequence ATGAGCGTTACAGGAAAGATCAAGATATTCACAGGCACGGCACACCCGGCGCTGGCCGAGGAGATCTGTGCGCACCTCGGCTGTGATATCGGCAGTGCCGTAACCGCCCGCTTTTCGGACGGCGAGTTCAATTTTCAGATCGGCGAGAATGTCCGCGGACACGATGTTTTTATCGTCCAGCCGACCTGTCCGCCCAGCGACCGGCACTTGATGGAACTGCTGATCATGATCGATGCTTTCACCAGAGCATCAGCAGAACGTGTAACGGCGGTTATTCCGTATTTCGGCTATGCGCGTTCGGACAAGAAAGACCGCCCGCGTGTGCCGATCGCCGCGAAGATGGCGGCAAATATCATCACAAAGGCAGGTGCGCACCGTGTACTCACGATCGACCTGCATGCGTCGCAGATCCAAGGGTTCTTTGATATTCCGGTGGATCATCTTTATGCGGCCCCGGTCGTGGTTGATTACTTTAACCGCAATCCGATAGACAATTTGATCGTGGTGGCTCCTGATACCGGCGGTGCTGAACGTGCAAGAGCGTATGCAAAGCGGCTGGATGCCGGGCTTGCACTCTGCGACAAGCGTCGTGAGCGAGCGAATGAGGCAGACGTAATGAATATCGTGGGCGATGTTCGGTCGAAGAACTGCCTGATAATAGACGATATGTGTGATACGGGCGGGACGATCTGCAAGGTGGCGGAGGCTCTTCACCGCTCGGGTGCCGATCAGATCTCGGCCTGCTTTACGCACGGAGTCCTCAGCGGAAATGCGATTGACAATATCACAAATTCGCATCTGACAAAGGTGATAGTTACCAATACTATCCCTACCGACGACAAGGCGCAGGCGTTGATCGATTCGGGTCGGCTTGAGGTTTTGAGCGTGGCCGGCCTGTTGGCATCGGCAATACGCTCTATACATGATGAAACGAGTGTTTCGTCATTGTTCATTTAG
- a CDS encoding 50S ribosomal protein L25, translating to MANKFVVNAEKRDERGKNDARRLRVAGKIPAVVYGGGSENMSVAAPLAELAAILRSDTGVNTVFSLDIAGEGVHDVIFQDRQIDPIMGRLIHADLRRFAKGEKIEMLVPVHLTGHAEGLSEAGSVLSHALREVKVLCEPTKTPEFFEIDVTELAAGHAIHVSSIKVEEGVEILEDPETVIASILIVSEASLEPQLEEGAEPVVAGEEPKPDAAE from the coding sequence ATGGCAAACAAATTTGTAGTAAATGCTGAAAAGCGTGATGAACGCGGCAAGAATGACGCACGGCGTCTCCGTGTGGCGGGCAAGATCCCTGCGGTGGTTTATGGCGGCGGGTCTGAGAATATGTCCGTCGCGGCGCCGTTGGCCGAACTTGCGGCTATTCTGCGCAGCGATACAGGCGTCAACACGGTCTTTTCGCTGGATATCGCCGGCGAAGGCGTTCATGATGTGATCTTTCAGGACCGCCAGATCGACCCGATCATGGGCAGGCTGATCCACGCCGACCTTCGACGCTTTGCAAAGGGCGAAAAGATCGAGATGCTGGTTCCCGTTCATCTGACGGGCCACGCCGAAGGGCTTAGCGAGGCCGGATCTGTACTTTCGCATGCTTTGCGTGAGGTGAAGGTGCTTTGCGAACCAACCAAGACGCCTGAGTTCTTTGAGATCGACGTTACCGAGCTTGCTGCGGGACATGCGATCCATGTTTCGAGTATTAAGGTTGAGGAAGGTGTCGAGATCCTCGAAGACCCCGAGACCGTTATCGCATCGATCTTGATCGTAAGCGAGGCGAGCCTTGAACCGCAGCTTGAGGAAGGTGCTGAACCCGTAGTTGCGGGCGAAGAACCTAAGCCTGACGCAGCGGAATAG
- a CDS encoding aminoacyl-tRNA hydrolase, translating into MSGWLVIGLGNPGSEYERTRHNVGFMAVDLLAARMQTLVKRLECRSFIGRGMLDATAVELVKPQTFMNLSGEAARCLLAKEARSIERLIVISDDAAIPFGSLRIRRSGSHGGQNGLRSMIEQLKTQEFARVRIGIGPDHPISDLSRFVLEKFSKKEADVLGETIGRAADAVEVIIRNDIDTAMARFN; encoded by the coding sequence GTGAGCGGTTGGCTGGTCATCGGTCTCGGTAATCCGGGCAGCGAGTATGAAAGGACAAGGCATAATGTCGGTTTCATGGCCGTTGATCTGCTTGCAGCGAGGATGCAAACCTTGGTCAAACGTCTTGAGTGCCGATCATTCATCGGCCGCGGAATGCTTGACGCAACTGCTGTCGAATTGGTAAAGCCGCAGACATTCATGAATTTGAGCGGAGAGGCGGCACGGTGTCTGTTGGCAAAAGAGGCTCGAAGCATTGAAAGGCTGATCGTGATCTCGGATGACGCGGCGATTCCGTTCGGTTCGCTTCGGATAAGACGCAGCGGCAGCCACGGCGGGCAGAACGGCCTTAGGTCGATGATCGAGCAGTTGAAAACACAGGAATTCGCACGCGTGCGTATCGGCATCGGGCCGGATCATCCGATAAGTGATCTGAGCCGCTTCGTTCTGGAGAAATTCTCAAAGAAAGAAGCTGATGTACTTGGTGAAACGATCGGGCGCGCGGCAGACGCCGTCGAGGTCATCATCCGGAACGATATTGATACCGCGATGGCGAGGTTTAATTAA